Part of the Pseudodesulfovibrio hydrargyri genome is shown below.
GTGGCCAGGCCCGGAATGCAGAACATGCCGATCAGGGAGTCGCCCGAAGCGGGCGCCGCCGCGGCGATCAGGTCGGCGTCGGTGTCGGGCATGAGGCCCTTGCCGCCCCGCGCCGCTCCGAGCCCCAGGCCGTGGCCGATCTCGATGTATTTGAACCCGAGACCGGCCAGAACGCCGGTCAGCAGGGCCGTATCGGACCGGGTGAACTGGAAGTCGACCGCATAGGACCCGTCGCGCAGGGTGCATTCGAGCAGGTGGACCGAATTGTTGTCAGCGTGTTCCATGGTTCACTCCAGGCTTCCTTGGGAGATGCCGTAGGGCGTCCCATGCAGGACGCCCTCGCAGATGATGTCCGCCCCGATGTCGAAGCCGGGCTCCAGCCCCTCGCCGGACCCGACGTTCAATTCCATGGTCGAGCAGTCGTAGACGTTGTACGGGACCTGCCGCTCGATGAAATGATGGTAGGCGAACAGGCGCACGAGCCGAGTCTGCTCCGGGCTCAGCGGCTTTACCGAGGCTGCGCCCTTGAGCAATTCCTTGTAATGCTCCCTGGAATCTGCATCCAGGGTGAAACCCTTTCTCCCGTAGTAGGAAGGCCCGCCCAGGATGGCCGGCTTGCCCATGAGCAGCGCCTCCATGCCCGCGGTGCTCCGGATGGTTACGCAGCCGTCGGCCCCGGCCAGGAGCTCGTAGCTGTTGAACCCGGCCCCGTGCACGATGTGGACATGCTCGGGCAGGTCCGGGAAGCGTTCCTCGATCAGCTTGTGCGTCTGCAGGATGGTGCCGTCCAACAGCTCCCCGGGGTGGCAGCGAACGATCCAGTCCACGCCCGGGATATCGATCATGTAGCCCACGGTCTCCATGATCCAATCTTGGACGTTCTCGAAATAATCGACCCCCTCTTCGAAGATCATGTCCCAGTGGACGTGGGTGAACAGTATCCAGACGGGCTTGTCGCCGGAGATGCCGAGCCTGGCGAAATCGTCGGCCGCAGAATCCGCGAACAGCTTGACCCCGCGTTCCCGGCTGATCTCGTTGAGGTACGCGTCGAGCTTCCGCTCTTCGGAGGCTCCCAGGGCTCCACCTTGGACCCGGCCCCATTCCTCGTCGTCCAGGTCGAGGATGTTGACCCCGCGACATGTTGCCGCATGGGTGTAATAGACGTGGCGCTCCTTGAAGCCGCTCACCCACGCGTCGACCGGAATCCCGTTTTCAAGGAACAGGTCGAAGGCCGGGCCGAATTCGGCGTGCTGCACGTTGGAGGTCAGCACCTTGCGAATGTTCCCGCCCTCGATGAGCTTACCCGCGACGAGGCCGCTGACCAGGGCGCTGTAATAGTATTCCCGCAGGACCTTTTCATACATCGCAGGCCCGGCGTGGACCTCCTTGCCCTTGAAATACCGGACCGTGGAAGTGTGGGCATTGAAATCGGGCTTGGCTCCGGCCAATCCGGGCACGTCCCCGCCCGCAGCGAAGGTCGTCGCCTGTTCCCGGAGTTCGGCGGCGGAATGTCCATCCAGACGGCTGCTCATGGCCACGTAGGGCATCCCGACCTGCTCCAGCAGCGCCTTGCCGTAACCGAAGCAGTTCTCGCAGACCCTGGGCCAGTCCTCGATACGCTTGCCGTCGTCGAATGAGCGCAGGGTGCACCCGGACATGATGCCGTCGCACAGGCAGAACCGGCATTGCATGCCCCGTCGGTTGAGGAGCAGGGCGAGGCTCAAGTCCCAACTGATCAGTTCCAGCGCCCCGCCCAGCGGGGACCAGAACAGCATGTAAGGGTCGCCGTCCCCGACTAGGGGATCGTAGGACAGCCCCGCAAAATTCTTCAGCGTCTTATCGAACTTGTCGCAATGACCATGCATGCTTGTCACTCCCGCCCAATGCCTGGGCAGACTTGGCTCTATTGAAGAAGCCACTCCATGTTTCCCCGGAACAGCGGGTCGCCATGCTTTTCCGCGTCCCCGCGAAGGGCCCGGGCGCGTTGCCGTATTTCGTCGCTGCTGTTGCGGCGAAAGACTTCATGGTGCCGTCCGCCGTCGGAATGGTTCAGTTTCCCCACAACCGATGCGCGCACCCCTTCCGGTAAGATAAAATACAACAACTTGTTGTCGCGCGAATAATCACAAGTCCGGCAGAAAGAGGGGTGCCCTTTTCCCGAAGAAAAGAAGAGTGAACGGCGCAACCGCCTTGCCTTTCGGGAGTTCACCCCCTTGTAGACGCCGTCGCGGGCATTGCCCAAATGGAGTTCGGAATCGGGATCTATCCCGCAGGGGGACATGTCGCCTCGGCCTGTGATCTTGAGCGTGCTGAAAAGGCATTGCCCGAAATTCCATGCTTTCGGCCTGCCCGGTTTAATCACGTCGCGAAGGCTGTAGACCGGAGGCAGTTTCCACCAGGAAATGGGAAAACGGTCGAGCAGGTGGATCGCCTTTTCCGCGTCCCCGAGCTCGTTGGTCTGCAGGATGTCCATGGACAGTCCGTAGGGCATGGTCTCGGCCCAGGCCAAGGAAAAACGGGCCGCGTTGCGCATGACGGCCTCGAAATGGTCGCTTCCGCAAACGTCCTTGTAGGTCTCGCGGTCCGCGGCGTACAGGCTCACGGTCAGCCGGTTGAGCGGTGCTGCGAGCAGCCTGGCCTTCTGCTCGTCCGTCATGCGGGAGAAGTTCGAAATGAGTATGAGCCGGGCCTTGGGCACCAGTTTCGAGGCCAGGTCGATTCGGTCGAAGAGTCGGTTGTCCAGCAGCGGCTCGTTCTGCCCGTACAGATGCAGTTCACCGTCGAATCCGTGCTCCCCCAGTTCCGTGAGAATCGATTCGAGCAGGTCGTCGCTCATGACGTAACGGGGCTTGCTGCCGGCCCTAGCCGGGCACATGTAGCAATTGTTCGTGCACGCGCCGTGCGTTTCGAGATAGACGTAGGCCAACTTCTCGGTCCGTCCGGTCAGGCGCATCAGCCGAGCGCGGAAAAAATCAACGAATGCACTCATGAGAGCTCCCGGTCTCTACTTGATCACATAGGCCGAAGGCTGGCGCGCGAACGGCATCTGCATCATGGGCCGATCGCCGATGTACCGCTCGATCACTTCCGACTCCGAAGGGGAGCACGCGTTGTTGTAGTGGTCGAGCATCAACACGCCGCCGTTCACGAGCCGGGGCCAGAAGTGCTCCATGGAGCTCTCCAGAACCGCGGCGGACCCGCAGTCCAGGAAGACCATCTTGAAACGCATCTGGCGCTTGTCCGCGAAAAAGGCTCCCAGTTCGGTCACCAGATCGAGCTTGTGGACAAAGGCCAGTCCCTCGAGCCCCTGGATTCGTACCAGCTCCAGGACCTTTTCATAATCGGCCTTATACGTCCCCTCGTGGACGGGATTGTCCCGTTCGCTGTCCGGGGCCATGCCCTGGAACCAGTCGAACCCGTGCACCTGGGTCTGGCACTGCTCCTCGAACAACCTGACCAGCTTGGCGAAGAAAAAGAACGACGCCCCCTTCCAGGTCCCGATGTCGGCGATGTGCCCGCACAGGTCCACGGTCTTCTTGTAGCACTCGTAGAAGAAGAGATAGCGCGACAGGTTCACGTGTCCCGTGAAGCAGGAGAAGTGGTGGATGTATTCCTTGGGGTCGGTCTCCAGAGCGAGCATCTTCTCGATGCCTTCATGGAAACCCGCATCCGTGGCCGCATATTTCCGTTCTTCCATTTCTTTCTCCGGGATCAGTTTAACTGTTCAATGGCGATCTGTTCGCCCTTCTTCATAGAACGGCGGACAACCTTGCCCAGGACTTCGTTGATCCTGGACGGGCTCAGCCCGTTGCCGGGCCGCAGGAACGCGACGTGCGCCTCGGTCAGGATCGTGCCTTCCGGGGTATCTTCGGCGACGCAGAGGCTGCGCGAAAACGCCTCGGCATTGTTGAAACGTTCGCCTTCCGGTTCGAGGGAACCATGGCCCAGGAGTTTTTCCGCCTCGCGGACCCGGCGGACGAGTTCGCGCATCTCGTCGGGGTCGGCTGAAAGCTGGTGGTCCCTGAACGCGGAATGGTTGTGGTCCAGGGTGAAGTGCTTTTCGACAATGCGGGCGCCAAGCGCCACGGAAAGCGCCGCCGCCTCGATGCCCAGGGTATGGTCCGAATAGCCGATCGGCAGGCCGAACTCGGCGGCCAGCCCCCGGATGGCCAGCAGGTTGGCCCGCTCGGGCGCGGTGGGGTACTCGGCAACGCAGTGGAGCAGGGCCAGGCCCGGATCCAGGATTCCCGCATCCTTCCAGACCCCCTGGATGCATTCCACGGCCCCGCGGACCTCGCCCGCATCGGAGATGCCCCGTGACATGATGACCGGCTTGCCGAACCCGGCGACCGTTTCCAGCAGGGGGGTGAACCCCACGTCGCCGGACGCGATCTTGAAGGCTCCGACCAGGGGGGCGATGTGTCGGGCGCTCTCCAGGTCGAACGGCGTGGACAGGAACTGGACCCCTTCGCGTTCGCAGACCCTGGCCAGCTTCTCGAACTGGTCGTAGGACAGCTCGAAGGAGCGCAGGGTCTTCAGCCGCGCCGGGTCGGCCCCGTCCACTAGGCGGTCGGCCCGGATGGTCTGGAACTTGACCGAGTCCACTCCGGCCTCGGCAGCAAGACCGACCATTCGCTCGGCCAATGAATAGTCGCCTTCATGATTGTTCCCGACTTCGGCGATAATGAACGTTTTGTCGGCTATATCGTGACCGTTGATCTTCATCGTCACTCCGCTTTTCCGGTTGGTTGGCCGCCCCTGGATCCCGCAATGGCGTCGGCCGTGGCGTGGAGCACGTAGTTGGAGCGGATCATCCTGAACCCGAACCTGCCGTACAGGGACAGGGACGGGATGTTCGTCACCTGCGTCCCGACCAGCACGCGTCGGGCCTCGGGAAACAGCTTGGCAAGGCTCGAAATCAGGCTGGAGCCTATTCCCTTGCGGCAGGCCGCGCCTTCGACGGCGATCAGGTCGATGACCAGGTCCTCGCCGTGCAACAGGAGCTGCACGAAACCGCGAACCCTGCCGTCCTCGACATGGACGATCATCGAATCGCCCCGTGTCCCCCGGAAGTAGTTCGCGGCCCAACCCTTCTTGATGCGGCCCGCCTGCGCCTGAAGGACTGGGTCCTTGTGGAAGCGGTCGTGCACGAAGGCGTGGGCCGCTATTTCCGCCACGGCGTCTTCATCCTCGGGGCGGGCCTTCCGCACACAGCCGGAAAGGGGCCAGCCTTCATTCAGGTCGGCGCTAAAGGTCAATTCGGTGGTCGCCACATAAAACCCTAGTGAGGACAGGTAGTTGGCCTGCTCGATGCAGTCCGTGTCGACCTTGGCGTAGGCGAACCAGGGGGTGTCGCCCAGCTCTGGCAGGTTCGTGACCCGGGAGCCGACGCTTTCCACGGACAGCTTCCAGCTCGGAATCCCTGTCACTGCGGACAGCCACTCATCCCTGGCCAGTTGTGCGACGCCTTCGAATCTCACTCGATCATTCCTTTCGTGTCCATCCGGCCCGGGTCCGGCCAAGGCCGGACATCTTACGGCCGCGTCTTCCCTAGCCCAGGACGCTGCAGCCCTGGGACAGTTTGTCCCAATTCTCCTTGTACCATCCGATATACTCCACGAATCCCTTCTCGAGGGGGTATTCTGGAGCGTAGCCGATGAGCTCGCGGGCCTTGTCCACCGACAGGGTGCCCCGGTCTGGAGTGAGCTTGTCCTTGGGAAGGTATTGGACGTTGCAGGCCGGGAAATGCTGGCTGACGATGTTCGCCAGATCCATCAGGGAACGGCCTTCGCCATAGGTCAGGTTGAAGGTCTCGCCCTTGGCTGCTTCATTCTGGATGGCCCGGATGACGCCCTGCACGAAGTCCTTGATGTAGGTGAAGTCGAGACGGTCGGATCCGTCGCCGTGGATGGAAATGTCCTGCTGGGACATGGCCTTTTCGATGAAGATCTGGCCGACCCTGCGGGACACGCACCGTTCGCCGTACAGGGCGGAGGGACGGATGATCGTGTAGGGCAGGTCAAAGGCCTGGTTGTAGGAGAGGATCATCTTTTCCGCGCTGAATTTGAGCGCCGCGTAGATGCCCAGCGGTTCGCACGGGGTTTCCTCGGTCACGTAGCCGCCGGGGAAATGGCCGTAGATCATGCTCGAAGACAGGTAGATGAAATGCTCCGCCTGGGAACGGGCCCAGTCTAGGGAGTTTTCCAGCGTCCGCAGGCTGTGGTCGAAGGTCGAATAAGGATCCTTGTTCGACACGTTGGCGTGGGCCACGGCGGCCAGGTGAACGACCGTTTGCGGAGCGAAATTGCTCAGCTTCATGCTCAACTCGTTGTACTGGCGCGCATCCTGGACGATCAGGGGAATGCCTGCGGCCTTCAGCAGGTTGAGACGGTTGACGAGCATGGAGAGGTAGAACGGCGCGTTTTCGTCCGTGGATGCGGCGAACTTCAGGAGGTTGTTGACCTGCAAGCTGTCGAAGATCGTGACATCGGCCCCCAGCTCCTTCAAACGCAACGCAAGATGATGTCCTATGAACCCGGCGCCGCCGATTAGGGCGATCCGCCTTCCCTTGATTTCAATCATGCTATACCTCACTCAATCCTTGTTTGAGGGCCTCGACGATATATGCCATGTCGTCTTGGTCCAAATGCGGGCCCACCGGCAGCGCCAAACCGCTGCTGATGGCCTGTGCAACTGGAAAATCAGCAAAATCCATGCCGTACTTATCTTTGTAATAGGTGAGGCAGGGGACCGGGGCGGGGTAGTATACGCTGGTGCCGACCCCCTGTTCCTTCATGTTCTCGATGAGCGCGGTCCGTTTGTCGCGCAGCGGCTCGTCCAGGACCACGGACAGGCAGTAGCAGCTGCTGACGCTGTTCTCCGGGGTCTCGCGGCCGATGACCGTGACTTCGTCGATATCGTCCAGGGCCTTTGCCAACGTACTGAAATTGTTCTTTCTCGTTTCCAGGAAGCCGTTGAGTTTACGGATCTGCTCAATGCCGATGGCGGCCTGCATTTCATTCATTCGATAATTGAACCCGAGCATGGTCACGTCGTACACGCCGGGGATCTTGCGCTCGCCCACGAAGCGGTCCACGCCAAAGGCCTTTTTCCGCTCCAGTCGGGTCAGTAGGTCGGCGTTCCGGCTGATGATCATGCCCCCTTCGGCGGTCGTCATATGTTTGACGGGATAGAACGAGAACGCGCCCGCGTCGCCGAGAAGCCCGGCATGCACGCCGTCGTAATAGGTGCCGATGGCCAGGGCGCAGTCTTCGAGGACCACGAGGTCGTGTTTGCGGGCCGTTTCCATGATCCGCTTCATGTCGGCCGGGATGCCGAGGAAGTGGACCAGGGAAATCCCCCTAGTGTTCGGCGTGACAGCCGCTTCCACCGCGTCGGGATCGATGTTCCCGGTCAGGGGGTCGGCGTCGACGAAGACGGGTTTGGCCCCGCAGTACTCCACCGCGTGCGCGGTCGCGGTATGGGTCTGGGCCGGAACGATGACCTCGTCGCCGGGGCCGATGCCGTTGTCGAACCAGAAGAGGTGCAGTCCGGCTGTGCACGAAGATACGGACAGCGCGCCGGGAGCCCCGCACCAGTCCGCGAAGTCGGATTCGAACTCCTTGGCCTTGGGGCCGTGCACCAGCATGAGCCCGTCCAGGACCTCGGCCACGGCCTGTTTCTCTTCCTCGCCCAGCATGGGGCGGCCAAATGGGATGGATCGCTTCATCATACAGTTTCCTTTCAATATGTTACGGCCACCGGTCCGCCTTCCCGCACGGACTGCTCCGCGGCAAAGCATACGGCCATGACGTCAAAGACCTCGCCCTGTCGTACCAGGGCGGGGCGGGCGTAGAGCACTTCATCGACAAAGGAGTGGAGCGCGCGCGGGCGGAACTCGCGGCCGGGATACGCGCCCTCGGCCTCGATCCCGGCTGTCCCGGGCTCGCAGGAATCGAGCCAGTAGCTGCCGGTTGGATCGTGCGTGAAAGTCTTTTTCTCCCCGAACACCCGCAACCGGTGGAAATGGGGATGGACGCAACCGCCGTAGGCCCCGATCCGGGCGATCATGCCGTTTGCGAATATCAGCGACAGGCTGGCGAAATCAGGGAACCGCCCGCCTTGCTTGCCGGTCACAAGGCCGTTGGCATGGGCCGAGACGCTCACGGGGCGGGTTTCGATCAGCCACATGACCAGGTCGATCATATGCACCGCAGCCCCCTGTATGATGGAGTAGTTTTCCATCCTGTTGCGCCAGCCCCGGGTGAGCTTTTCGGTGCGTCCCCAGAGGTAGTCCGCGTCCATGGAAAAAACGTCGCCGAACTCGCCTCGCCCGAGGGCTTCCTTTACGCCGACGAACAGGGGGCAGGTGCGCAGGACCATGTTCGAGGACAGTCTGGCCGTTCCCTCCCGGAGCAGCCCGGCTATCTCCCGGGCCTGTGCCGGGGTCTGGCATAGCGGCTTTTCCGCATAGATGTGCTTGCCGCGCCTCAGACCGGCCACGATCTGTTCGTGGTGCGCGTCGTCATAGGAGCATACGGACACGATCTTTACGGCTTCGTCCGCAAACAGGTCATCGGTCTGGCGGGCGATTTCGACGCGGTCCAGTTCGGCCGCCAGGACCTCGGACCGCCGCGGGTCCAGGTCGTTGACCACGACCGAATCGACCGCCGGGTGGTCCAGATAGTCGCGGACATGCTGTCCGCCGATGCCGAGCCCGATGACGCCGACCTTCATCGCGAACCACCCCGAATCTGTTCCGCCAACAGGGAGAGTTCCTTCCAGCCGTATGTCCAATGGGGCCTGGACATGGCCGAAACAAGCCGCTCCAGGAATGCGTGGTCCGCTGCGGTGTCGACGCAGTTGCATTCACCGGCGCACGGTTCCTCGCACTCGAAGTTCGTTATCTTAAACTTGTCGTCATTATTGTAGAAATACATCGTGTTGTGTTCGAGTTCCGGGCCTTTCATGAGTGGGTACGCCCGGGCGAAGACGTCGGACCGGACGACCTCCACGCAATGGCCGGCCGGGTAGGTGCGCGGATGGACGTTGGTGACCACGTCCGCGTCCGTTGCGCGGAACAGGGCGAGGGCCCGGGCCATGACCGCCACATCCACCAGCGGGCTGTCCGCGCAGTAGCGCAACATGGCGTCGCAGGGGTATTCGCGGGCGGCCTCGACAAAGCGCAGGGCCACGTCGTCGAGCGGGCCCCCGTAACAGGGCACGGCGCGGGAGCGGCAGAAATCCCTAACAGGGCGGTCCGAATCGTCCGAAGACGTGGCCACCACAAAGAAATCCAGCCCCTGCACCTTCTCCATCCTTTCAAAGACATATTCCAGCAACGGCTTCCCGCTGATCTCCTTCAGGACCTTTCCGGGGAGGCGGGACGAGCTCATTCTCGCCTGGATGAAAGCGCCTATTGTGGTCATGACGCAGCCCCCGCAGGCAACGACAGGGGCTGGGCGAGAGACATGTCGAACAGCGGCAGGGCATACAGCAGAGGCGTTTCCTCCTCGCCGGGCGCGGCCATGATGCACTCCCAGCATGCGCCGCCGCGGAACATGACCAACGCCCTGTCCTCGCGGTACATGGGAGGCAACCACTGGCTCCCCAGCACATTCGCCTTGCCGCACCGCTTCTCCAGCTCCGGCACATCGACAAATGGCGCTTTCGGATTGAAAAAACGGGGCAGGGTGGTGGTGTTCGTGTCCTGGTATACATCCCCGTTCCGACTCAGGGGAGAAATGAGGTTGAGCCAGAAAGGATTCGCGTTGGAACCGATTTCGCTCAGGGAAAAGGCCTGCCGCTTCCCGGCGCTGTCCAGGAACGACGCGATCCGGGCTCCGGTCACCATACCGGCAAAAGGCGAAACGATAAGGGCCGGTTCGGGCTCGGCTCCGGGAAGGACTGTTTCGACAACGGTCTTGGACCAGTCTCGCAGCTTCTCGCCGTCGAGCAACTTCATCGACGAATCGAGAATCCGGCTCTCGCGTCCGGTCAAGGAATGTATCTCGGTTGCCAGTGCAGGGTCCTGGCACAGGACGGCAACGTCGCCGAATGTCTCGAGCGTGCCGAACAGATGGTCGACCAGTTCGCTGAACAGGTTGTGATTGGCGAGAAACACCTCATCCCTGATGCCGTTTTTCTGAAAATGGACGATCACGTTCATAGCGCCCCCAATCCGAAATCGTAGAGACCGGCGGCAACGACCCTGTTCGCCAAATGGAGATCCTCGTGGACGTCGATGTCGATGAGCTCAATGGGGTTGGTTACCACTTTGTAGGCGAAGTTGTTGTAGAGGTTCATCTCCGCCGGCGCGTAATCATTGTGATTGGTGCCAATGAAATTGCCCAGGCACTTCATCCAATGATACTGCTCGCCTGCCATTTTCACGAAATCCTTCAACGGCACCAGGCCGTCGCCGTTCATGAGATGGCTCTGCATCACGTGCACGTCGGGGATCGTCACGCTCGTGACGGCGTAGAAGCTCTGTAGGCCGTCGACCATTTTCTGTACGTCGTGAAGATTTCTGAAAGGGCTGGTGGGGAGCAGGCACACGTGGCGGACTGCCAGCACGCCCTCCTCTCGGTGGAGGCGGGCAATGAATTGTTCCAGGGACTGGCCCAGGGACGACGCATTCCCGGCATATTTCGGATCGCGCAGGAAGGGAGACTCCGCGCCATAGTCGCGCGCCAACGCCGCATACTCGTTGCAGTCGGTGTCGACGTATACCTTGTCGATGCCGCGTAAGGCCTTGGCCAGCCGGATCGTATAGGAGATCAACGGATGCCCCCCCACCAGGGCGACGTTCTTGTCCTTGATCCTGGAGGAGTTCTTCCGGGCAGGTATTATGATGACGTTCTTGCCGTTCTCTTCCATTCGCCGATCCTTGTCTCCAGAGTCCGCGCCGATCAATTGTACACTGTATTAACGATTTGACCGCCGATGCATCCATCGGTTCCGGACGCGGACGTTCCGCTTGGTTATCGTATCCTCAAGATTCCAATCATTCTTTTTGTAAATGTTCAAGGGGAAAACAATTCCCGTTCAGAACCCGAAGTACAATTGTTTTGCAAAATGCGGGCCGGGATTTCCAGGCACGTTTCCGCCGAAGAAAACAAAAATAAATCAAATCTTAACAGGTTGTTGCAGAGTGATCCCATGGCGAGTTGCAGGGCCGCAAAAGGGTCAATCCTCCGACGCGGCGACGCTGGCCTTTAAAAAACAATCATTAACTCACTGATCGGATGTTTTGAAAAAAAGTTGAGGCACGGAAGGGAAAAAAGATTTCGCGTTGCGCGGGTATGCCCGGAGACCTGGTCCGCTTCAATCGAATCGAACTGCGCGAAGAGGAGGGGCGGGCCGTCGAACCGTTCGGCGGGCAAGCCGTTCGACGGGCCTTTGAGCGCCGGGCCGCCCTTTGTCCCTTTCCCCAAAAAACAGCCCCCCGCCGGACCGTCCGGTGGGGGGCGTTTCATGCAACAGGTCAGCGAGAGTGTGAGATCGCTGCCGTCTAGTCGTTGAGCGCTTCGTAGACCTTGCCGACCATCCCGTCGTTGGGGGTCAGGGTCTTTTCGCCCGGAGTCCATTTGGCCGGGCAGACCTCGGCGGGGTGGTCGATGAGGTAGGTGTTGGCCTCCACCTTGCGGACCAGCTCATCCGCATTGCGGCCCACGTTATAGAAATTGATCTCGGACGAGACCAGCACGCCCTCGGGGTTGATGACGAAGGTGCCGCGCAGGGCCAGGCCGGTCTCGAAGTCCCACACGTCGAAGAACCGGGATACTTCGCCGGTGGGGTCGGAGGCCATCTTGAACTTGACGTTTTCCAGCATGCGTTCGTCGGATCGCCAGGCCATGTGGGAGAATTTGGTGTCCGTGGACACGGAGATGACCTCGGCCCCGAGTTTTTTCAGGTCCTCGTGGCGGGTGGCCAGGTCGGCCAGCTCGGTGGGGCAGACAAAGGTGAAGTCCGCGGGATAGAAAAACAGGATGGCCCATTTGCCTTCCTTGCGCAGCGCGCCCAGGTCCACCTCGGTGAAACCGCCCTCGGCGGGGTCGAAGGCCTCCATCGTGAATTCGGGCACGGGCTGGCCCACTTTGGCGAAATCAGGCATGGTGTCGTTGGACTCGAAGTCGTTGCTCATATTAAATTTCCTTTCTTTTTTCAGAGGTTGAAATTTTTATAGGAATGATTACCGTTTTCAAGACACTAAGGGCAGGCAGGTTCTCCGTCAAGGGTTTTTTGCATTTTTCTCCACTTTGCCCGGCGGGTCATGGTAGTGTATACCGAGGCTTTCCGCCG
Proteins encoded:
- a CDS encoding capsular polysaccharide export protein, LipB/KpsS family, with the protein product MHGHCDKFDKTLKNFAGLSYDPLVGDGDPYMLFWSPLGGALELISWDLSLALLLNRRGMQCRFCLCDGIMSGCTLRSFDDGKRIEDWPRVCENCFGYGKALLEQVGMPYVAMSSRLDGHSAAELREQATTFAAGGDVPGLAGAKPDFNAHTSTVRYFKGKEVHAGPAMYEKVLREYYYSALVSGLVAGKLIEGGNIRKVLTSNVQHAEFGPAFDLFLENGIPVDAWVSGFKERHVYYTHAATCRGVNILDLDDEEWGRVQGGALGASEERKLDAYLNEISRERGVKLFADSAADDFARLGISGDKPVWILFTHVHWDMIFEEGVDYFENVQDWIMETVGYMIDIPGVDWIVRCHPGELLDGTILQTHKLIEERFPDLPEHVHIVHGAGFNSYELLAGADGCVTIRSTAGMEALLMGKPAILGGPSYYGRKGFTLDADSREHYKELLKGAASVKPLSPEQTRLVRLFAYHHFIERQVPYNVYDCSTMELNVGSGEGLEPGFDIGADIICEGVLHGTPYGISQGSLE
- a CDS encoding radical SAM/SPASM domain-containing protein is translated as MSAFVDFFRARLMRLTGRTEKLAYVYLETHGACTNNCYMCPARAGSKPRYVMSDDLLESILTELGEHGFDGELHLYGQNEPLLDNRLFDRIDLASKLVPKARLILISNFSRMTDEQKARLLAAPLNRLTVSLYAADRETYKDVCGSDHFEAVMRNAARFSLAWAETMPYGLSMDILQTNELGDAEKAIHLLDRFPISWWKLPPVYSLRDVIKPGRPKAWNFGQCLFSTLKITGRGDMSPCGIDPDSELHLGNARDGVYKGVNSRKARRLRRSLFFSSGKGHPSFCRTCDYSRDNKLLYFILPEGVRASVVGKLNHSDGGRHHEVFRRNSSDEIRQRARALRGDAEKHGDPLFRGNMEWLLQ
- a CDS encoding class I SAM-dependent methyltransferase, which gives rise to MEERKYAATDAGFHEGIEKMLALETDPKEYIHHFSCFTGHVNLSRYLFFYECYKKTVDLCGHIADIGTWKGASFFFFAKLVRLFEEQCQTQVHGFDWFQGMAPDSERDNPVHEGTYKADYEKVLELVRIQGLEGLAFVHKLDLVTELGAFFADKRQMRFKMVFLDCGSAAVLESSMEHFWPRLVNGGVLMLDHYNNACSPSESEVIERYIGDRPMMQMPFARQPSAYVIK
- a CDS encoding N-acetylneuraminate synthase family protein, with protein sequence MKINGHDIADKTFIIAEVGNNHEGDYSLAERMVGLAAEAGVDSVKFQTIRADRLVDGADPARLKTLRSFELSYDQFEKLARVCEREGVQFLSTPFDLESARHIAPLVGAFKIASGDVGFTPLLETVAGFGKPVIMSRGISDAGEVRGAVECIQGVWKDAGILDPGLALLHCVAEYPTAPERANLLAIRGLAAEFGLPIGYSDHTLGIEAAALSVALGARIVEKHFTLDHNHSAFRDHQLSADPDEMRELVRRVREAEKLLGHGSLEPEGERFNNAEAFSRSLCVAEDTPEGTILTEAHVAFLRPGNGLSPSRINEVLGKVVRRSMKKGEQIAIEQLN
- a CDS encoding GNAT family N-acetyltransferase, which translates into the protein MRFEGVAQLARDEWLSAVTGIPSWKLSVESVGSRVTNLPELGDTPWFAYAKVDTDCIEQANYLSSLGFYVATTELTFSADLNEGWPLSGCVRKARPEDEDAVAEIAAHAFVHDRFHKDPVLQAQAGRIKKGWAANYFRGTRGDSMIVHVEDGRVRGFVQLLLHGEDLVIDLIAVEGAACRKGIGSSLISSLAKLFPEARRVLVGTQVTNIPSLSLYGRFGFRMIRSNYVLHATADAIAGSRGGQPTGKAE
- a CDS encoding NAD-dependent epimerase/dehydratase family protein, with the protein product MIEIKGRRIALIGGAGFIGHHLALRLKELGADVTIFDSLQVNNLLKFAASTDENAPFYLSMLVNRLNLLKAAGIPLIVQDARQYNELSMKLSNFAPQTVVHLAAVAHANVSNKDPYSTFDHSLRTLENSLDWARSQAEHFIYLSSSMIYGHFPGGYVTEETPCEPLGIYAALKFSAEKMILSYNQAFDLPYTIIRPSALYGERCVSRRVGQIFIEKAMSQQDISIHGDGSDRLDFTYIKDFVQGVIRAIQNEAAKGETFNLTYGEGRSLMDLANIVSQHFPACNVQYLPKDKLTPDRGTLSVDKARELIGYAPEYPLEKGFVEYIGWYKENWDKLSQGCSVLG
- a CDS encoding DegT/DnrJ/EryC1/StrS family aminotransferase, which codes for MMKRSIPFGRPMLGEEEKQAVAEVLDGLMLVHGPKAKEFESDFADWCGAPGALSVSSCTAGLHLFWFDNGIGPGDEVIVPAQTHTATAHAVEYCGAKPVFVDADPLTGNIDPDAVEAAVTPNTRGISLVHFLGIPADMKRIMETARKHDLVVLEDCALAIGTYYDGVHAGLLGDAGAFSFYPVKHMTTAEGGMIISRNADLLTRLERKKAFGVDRFVGERKIPGVYDVTMLGFNYRMNEMQAAIGIEQIRKLNGFLETRKNNFSTLAKALDDIDEVTVIGRETPENSVSSCYCLSVVLDEPLRDKRTALIENMKEQGVGTSVYYPAPVPCLTYYKDKYGMDFADFPVAQAISSGLALPVGPHLDQDDMAYIVEALKQGLSEV
- a CDS encoding Gfo/Idh/MocA family protein, which codes for MKVGVIGLGIGGQHVRDYLDHPAVDSVVVNDLDPRRSEVLAAELDRVEIARQTDDLFADEAVKIVSVCSYDDAHHEQIVAGLRRGKHIYAEKPLCQTPAQAREIAGLLREGTARLSSNMVLRTCPLFVGVKEALGRGEFGDVFSMDADYLWGRTEKLTRGWRNRMENYSIIQGAAVHMIDLVMWLIETRPVSVSAHANGLVTGKQGGRFPDFASLSLIFANGMIARIGAYGGCVHPHFHRLRVFGEKKTFTHDPTGSYWLDSCEPGTAGIEAEGAYPGREFRPRALHSFVDEVLYARPALVRQGEVFDVMAVCFAAEQSVREGGPVAVTY
- a CDS encoding cytidylyltransferase domain-containing protein codes for the protein MTTIGAFIQARMSSSRLPGKVLKEISGKPLLEYVFERMEKVQGLDFFVVATSSDDSDRPVRDFCRSRAVPCYGGPLDDVALRFVEAAREYPCDAMLRYCADSPLVDVAVMARALALFRATDADVVTNVHPRTYPAGHCVEVVRSDVFARAYPLMKGPELEHNTMYFYNNDDKFKITNFECEEPCAGECNCVDTAADHAFLERLVSAMSRPHWTYGWKELSLLAEQIRGGSR